Proteins encoded together in one uncultured Sphaerochaeta sp. window:
- a CDS encoding aldolase/citrate lyase family protein: MAVKELRNGEAVVGTMIRMVRNPGIVLLAANAGLDFVMFDMEHGAFNFETIADAASMARTRGIDCFVRVPELSKGNVSRCLDCGVTGIMVPMIRNGEEAQKLANWAKFAPTGERGLGGNGAHTGYLDASKDPLAFMEEENKKILTIAQIELKEAIEHIDEIAAVEGIDALLIGPADLSNSYGISGQFNHPIMDEAIQKVAEAAKKHGKVFGFHAGEALTRKWIPSGLKLRMSNMDINLLANAMKEINSLRD, translated from the coding sequence ATGGCTGTAAAAGAATTACGGAATGGAGAAGCAGTAGTAGGTACCATGATTCGCATGGTACGGAACCCTGGGATTGTCTTGCTGGCAGCAAATGCCGGTCTCGATTTTGTCATGTTTGACATGGAACATGGCGCATTCAATTTTGAGACCATTGCAGACGCTGCATCAATGGCACGGACACGGGGTATTGATTGCTTTGTACGAGTTCCTGAACTTTCAAAGGGAAATGTTTCAAGATGCTTGGACTGTGGAGTTACCGGCATCATGGTTCCCATGATCAGGAACGGGGAAGAAGCCCAGAAACTTGCCAATTGGGCAAAGTTCGCTCCCACTGGAGAGCGCGGCCTTGGAGGCAATGGAGCTCATACTGGGTACCTGGATGCTTCCAAGGATCCTCTCGCCTTTATGGAAGAGGAGAACAAGAAGATCCTGACCATTGCACAGATTGAATTGAAAGAAGCAATTGAGCATATTGATGAAATTGCTGCAGTAGAGGGAATCGATGCACTCTTGATTGGACCGGCAGATCTTTCCAACTCCTACGGCATTAGCGGACAATTCAACCACCCTATCATGGATGAAGCCATCCAGAAGGTTGCTGAAGCGGCAAAGAAGCATGGCAAGGTATTCGGCTTCCACGCTGGAGAAGCACTCACCAGAAAGTGGATCCCCTCTGGCCTGAAACTCAGGATGAGCAATATGGATATCAACCTATTGGCAAATGCCATGAAAGAAATCAACTCACTGAGAGACTAG
- a CDS encoding TIM barrel protein, with amino-acid sequence MHEPLSHYMKVGLIHFMAYPVSNGKGPVAETFRNICLDPFFEVAEITWIQDPEVRAQVKQMKEVSHLSVTFGAQPCLLSQKLNINDLDEQKRMKALQQLKANVDEAYEMGATALAFLSGPYAQETQEASYKALVSSTKELCAYAASKGSLKIALEVFDYDIDKKSLIGPADLASRFAKEIRQDYPEFGLMVDLSHIPLLHETIEESLDPVKEYIVHAHMGNCVMKDPSLPGYGDQHPRFGFPNSENDVEELAAYLEYLLSIGFLNKENRPVVSFEVKPQEGEDPELVIANAKRTLLRAWAHVTTKD; translated from the coding sequence ATGCATGAACCACTATCGCACTATATGAAAGTCGGCCTTATTCACTTCATGGCATATCCAGTAAGTAATGGGAAAGGGCCAGTTGCAGAAACCTTCCGGAACATCTGCCTGGACCCCTTCTTTGAAGTGGCAGAGATTACCTGGATTCAGGACCCGGAAGTACGGGCACAAGTCAAGCAGATGAAAGAAGTCTCACACCTCTCAGTCACCTTTGGTGCTCAGCCATGCCTCCTCTCCCAGAAGCTGAACATCAATGACCTGGATGAACAAAAACGGATGAAAGCCCTTCAGCAGCTGAAAGCCAATGTTGATGAAGCCTACGAGATGGGAGCAACCGCTCTTGCCTTCCTCAGTGGACCCTATGCACAGGAAACACAGGAAGCGTCATACAAGGCACTTGTCTCTTCTACAAAAGAACTCTGCGCCTATGCTGCTTCAAAAGGATCTTTGAAAATTGCCCTTGAAGTTTTTGACTACGACATAGACAAGAAAAGTCTTATAGGACCTGCTGACTTGGCTTCCCGATTTGCAAAAGAAATTCGCCAAGACTACCCTGAGTTCGGACTCATGGTTGACCTGAGCCATATCCCACTCCTGCATGAAACCATTGAGGAATCACTTGATCCTGTGAAGGAGTATATAGTGCATGCCCATATGGGCAACTGTGTAATGAAAGATCCCTCACTACCAGGGTATGGGGATCAACACCCCCGCTTTGGATTCCCAAACAGTGAAAACGACGTAGAAGAGCTAGCCGCTTACTTGGAGTATCTGCTGTCAATCGGTTTCCTGAATAAAGAGAACAGGCCAGTTGTCAGCTTCGAGGTAAAACCACAAGAGGGAGAAGATCCTGAATTGGTCATTGCGAACGCCAAACGAACGCTACTTCGCGCTTGGGCTCATGTCACAACCAAAGATTAA
- a CDS encoding thiamine pyrophosphate-dependent enzyme, translating into MSRLFSTHQKSLAYWEKTADLVDQFIDIPLNYRQSGHPGGSRSKVHMLLSLMLSGAMRWDIRDSDKRFSDKFILGCGHTIPLVYATLAVLNEALRIKYEETKDPKYLVKGGSERTLLWEDLLGFRHHGGLSGHAEATGKTSFLQTNTGPSGHGTPVAAGTAFALKRAGAGEVQVFIFEGEGGLTPGATHETLNTAWGLALDNLHFLVDWNDFGIDGHTTSSVVPGTPEDWFAPHGWRVCGTEQGSDFASVTEVLKTLIAADEQQKRPSMAWFKTRKGRGYGKYDAASHGAPHAMNSPAYWELRKSFAEKYGAKFINIDGSAPSDEKTLQEEFRANLEAVVAVMKADTELTSYLADRLVEIGNSVPETLPTYRLQESSPFDDPQFWDTSTYPESLWAKPGESKANRAAMGAWGAYINALGRKQYNRPLFLAASADLSGSTNLSGFGSDWEDTKGYGWYERVGSDEGVMAPTEITEFTNAGIMAAVAGLNLSESPKTSFDGFYGAVSTYASFSYLKYGPMRLFSQYAQDSDVKVGKVLWVGAHSGPETADDSRTHFGIFSVGVHQLFPKNHMITLHPWDYNEVPVLLAEAFKSDIPIISLFVTRPAYPIPDREKLGIPSHFAAAKGAYILRDYEEGKERGGTLYVQGTSAVHSILSLLPVLKEKQLNVKIVCVTSTELFAMQDSAYRETIISPADRVDSTFITTQTKRTMADWVFNSLSEEYSLSSDHDDRWRSGGNLDEVLDEAHLSPEWILKYVERFASERSERMSQLTNQLNQALGK; encoded by the coding sequence ATGTCTCGATTGTTTTCAACACATCAAAAAAGTCTTGCTTACTGGGAAAAAACAGCTGATCTCGTTGATCAGTTCATCGACATTCCCCTCAACTATCGTCAGAGCGGGCACCCTGGGGGTTCTCGCTCCAAAGTCCACATGCTACTCTCCCTGATGCTCAGCGGAGCAATGCGCTGGGATATCAGGGATAGTGATAAACGCTTTTCTGATAAATTCATCCTTGGCTGTGGTCACACCATCCCCTTGGTCTATGCTACCCTTGCAGTGCTCAATGAAGCACTCAGGATCAAGTATGAGGAGACGAAGGATCCCAAGTACCTGGTCAAGGGAGGAAGCGAGAGAACCCTGCTCTGGGAAGACCTGCTTGGATTCAGGCACCATGGAGGACTCTCAGGACATGCTGAGGCAACAGGAAAGACATCCTTCCTGCAGACCAACACCGGACCCTCGGGGCATGGAACCCCTGTAGCAGCAGGAACCGCGTTTGCATTGAAGCGAGCCGGAGCTGGAGAAGTACAGGTATTCATCTTTGAGGGAGAGGGTGGACTTACCCCAGGGGCAACCCATGAGACGCTCAATACTGCCTGGGGACTGGCCTTGGACAACCTGCACTTCCTGGTTGACTGGAACGACTTTGGCATCGATGGCCATACTACGAGTAGTGTAGTTCCAGGAACCCCTGAAGACTGGTTTGCTCCCCATGGATGGAGAGTATGTGGAACCGAACAAGGTTCTGACTTTGCCTCGGTAACCGAGGTTCTCAAAACCCTAATTGCCGCTGACGAACAGCAAAAGCGCCCCTCGATGGCTTGGTTCAAGACCCGTAAAGGAAGAGGCTACGGAAAGTATGATGCAGCATCCCACGGTGCTCCGCATGCAATGAACAGCCCTGCCTATTGGGAACTAAGAAAGTCTTTTGCCGAAAAGTATGGAGCCAAGTTTATCAACATCGATGGCTCCGCTCCATCAGACGAAAAAACACTGCAAGAGGAATTCCGTGCCAACCTGGAGGCTGTCGTCGCTGTCATGAAGGCAGATACTGAGCTTACCAGCTACCTAGCCGATCGCCTGGTGGAGATCGGAAACTCTGTACCTGAAACACTCCCTACCTATCGTTTACAGGAGAGCTCCCCCTTTGATGACCCGCAGTTCTGGGATACATCGACTTACCCAGAAAGCCTGTGGGCAAAACCAGGTGAGAGCAAGGCGAACAGGGCGGCAATGGGAGCTTGGGGTGCATACATCAATGCACTGGGAAGAAAACAGTACAATCGTCCGCTCTTCCTTGCAGCCTCTGCTGACCTCAGTGGTTCTACAAACCTCTCTGGGTTTGGTTCTGACTGGGAAGACACGAAAGGATATGGTTGGTATGAACGTGTTGGCAGTGATGAGGGAGTCATGGCTCCAACTGAGATTACCGAATTCACCAACGCTGGTATCATGGCAGCTGTTGCAGGCTTGAACTTAAGCGAATCCCCCAAGACCTCATTTGATGGGTTCTACGGGGCTGTTTCAACCTATGCCTCCTTCTCCTATCTGAAATATGGTCCAATGCGTCTGTTCAGCCAGTACGCACAGGACAGTGATGTAAAGGTGGGAAAGGTGCTTTGGGTTGGTGCCCACTCGGGTCCTGAGACGGCCGATGACAGCAGGACTCACTTCGGGATCTTCTCGGTAGGAGTACATCAACTGTTCCCAAAGAACCATATGATCACACTCCACCCCTGGGATTACAATGAGGTTCCTGTCCTTCTGGCTGAAGCTTTCAAGAGTGATATTCCCATTATCTCACTGTTTGTCACCCGCCCGGCATACCCCATCCCTGATCGTGAGAAACTCGGTATACCCTCTCACTTTGCAGCAGCGAAGGGAGCATATATCCTCAGGGATTATGAGGAAGGAAAAGAGAGAGGAGGAACCTTGTATGTACAGGGAACCAGTGCCGTGCACAGTATTCTCTCTCTCCTGCCTGTCCTGAAAGAGAAACAGCTGAATGTGAAGATTGTCTGTGTAACAAGCACTGAGTTGTTTGCAATGCAAGACTCAGCCTATCGCGAGACAATCATATCTCCTGCAGATCGTGTGGATTCCACCTTCATCACCACCCAGACAAAACGGACCATGGCGGACTGGGTCTTCAATTCACTGAGTGAAGAATACTCACTCTCGAGTGACCATGATGACCGTTGGAGAAGCGGTGGTAATCTGGATGAAGTGCTTGATGAAGCACACCTGAGTCCCGAGTGGATCCTCAAGTATGTTGAGCGCTTCGCTTCAGAAAGATCGGAAAGAATGTCGCAACTAACAAATCAACTCAACCAGGCGTTGGGTAAATAA
- a CDS encoding TAXI family TRAP transporter solute-binding subunit — protein MKKGRNLMVVAMVLLLTMGMVFAEGSAEAQASKPAVEYLTFGGSDIGGLWFTEAATLTTQWNADIPGIVWTVDTRGGGTANAFWLATGKVAAALNNTPGIRAAMEGEGYFEEHGKQDFSNARVFAALHRSYMTAVVKSDSSIKSFEDLRGKRIAVGQPGNSIQTVLPMICDVMGWDYEKDFKKEYIADYDAFDALRTGQIDAVVEWIGLGAGAFEEEFENGGIRLLAMKEDTISKLSAKYPFYVGGTIAQGAYKGQPETSVPFTQDFLTVQASMSDDVVYQMCKVLYDRLNDGTLISTHRAFNEAGFPSYIEKISLLELHDGAKKFYDEIGVVLD, from the coding sequence ATGAAAAAAGGAAGAAATCTAATGGTGGTGGCAATGGTTTTATTGCTTACCATGGGCATGGTATTCGCCGAAGGTTCTGCAGAGGCTCAGGCCAGCAAGCCTGCAGTAGAGTATCTCACATTTGGAGGTTCTGACATTGGTGGCTTATGGTTTACTGAGGCAGCAACTCTGACGACACAGTGGAATGCAGATATTCCTGGAATCGTCTGGACTGTTGATACCCGCGGTGGTGGTACTGCAAATGCTTTCTGGCTTGCAACAGGAAAAGTCGCAGCAGCCTTGAATAATACTCCTGGAATCAGAGCGGCAATGGAAGGCGAGGGCTACTTCGAGGAGCATGGAAAGCAGGACTTCAGTAATGCTCGTGTTTTTGCTGCTCTGCATAGGTCCTATATGACCGCTGTTGTCAAATCCGATTCATCAATCAAGTCATTTGAAGACCTTAGAGGTAAGAGAATTGCTGTTGGACAACCTGGAAACTCAATCCAGACCGTTCTTCCCATGATCTGTGATGTGATGGGATGGGATTACGAAAAGGATTTCAAGAAAGAGTACATCGCTGACTATGATGCCTTCGATGCTCTTCGTACCGGACAGATTGATGCAGTCGTTGAGTGGATCGGTTTGGGAGCTGGTGCTTTCGAGGAAGAGTTCGAGAATGGTGGAATCCGTCTCTTGGCAATGAAGGAGGATACAATCTCCAAGTTGTCAGCTAAGTACCCGTTCTATGTAGGTGGAACAATTGCACAGGGTGCATACAAGGGCCAGCCTGAGACTTCCGTACCGTTCACCCAGGACTTCCTGACTGTACAGGCATCCATGAGTGATGATGTGGTCTATCAGATGTGTAAGGTACTGTATGATAGGCTTAATGATGGAACCTTGATTTCTACCCACAGGGCATTCAACGAAGCAGGTTTCCCCTCTTACATCGAGAAGATCAGTCTTCTTGAGCTCCATGATGGTGCCAAGAAGTTCTATGATGAGATTGGTGTAGTCCTGGACTAA
- the dapA gene encoding 4-hydroxy-tetrahydrodipicolinate synthase, which translates to MSFTPRGIIAAMVTPLREDYRLDEEATRTLIDFLIEGGIHGLFVAGTSGEFYGLSPEDRKRLLEVSVEQSAGRVPVYGGVDGITTQEAIKNLKIAESCGVEAVSVLTPMFINPTQEELYLHYKAIAEATDLSILAYNNPPKTGISLASSTVARLSEIENIVGVKDSSGDFTLMSEYIRLTRGKDFSVLAGRDTLIYGGLCYGGAGAITACANLIPRTMADIYDKFVAGDMEGALEAQYACAPVRMAFSLGSYPSILKEGLKILGIDVGPCFPPVGSMSDQSKQKLTSILLP; encoded by the coding sequence ATGAGTTTTACACCACGTGGGATAATCGCAGCAATGGTCACTCCTTTGAGAGAAGATTACCGATTGGATGAAGAGGCAACGAGAACCCTTATTGATTTCCTTATCGAGGGGGGGATTCATGGATTGTTTGTAGCTGGTACTTCTGGTGAGTTCTACGGGCTTTCCCCTGAGGACCGCAAGCGTCTTCTCGAGGTCTCCGTTGAACAGAGTGCAGGAAGGGTCCCTGTCTACGGTGGAGTTGATGGGATAACCACACAAGAAGCGATCAAGAATCTGAAAATCGCAGAATCGTGTGGTGTTGAAGCTGTTTCGGTACTCACCCCAATGTTCATCAATCCAACCCAGGAAGAGTTGTATTTGCACTACAAGGCCATTGCCGAAGCAACAGATCTTTCGATTCTCGCCTATAACAATCCACCCAAGACGGGTATCTCGCTTGCCTCATCTACTGTTGCTCGTCTCTCTGAGATTGAGAATATTGTGGGAGTCAAAGACAGTAGCGGAGATTTTACCTTGATGAGTGAGTATATCAGACTTACACGGGGAAAGGATTTTTCTGTGTTGGCCGGACGTGATACCCTTATCTATGGTGGTTTATGTTATGGAGGAGCTGGGGCTATTACAGCTTGTGCAAATTTGATACCTAGGACCATGGCTGATATCTATGACAAGTTTGTTGCAGGGGACATGGAAGGGGCTCTTGAAGCACAGTATGCTTGCGCCCCTGTTAGGATGGCTTTCTCTCTCGGGTCCTACCCATCCATTCTCAAGGAGGGATTGAAAATACTGGGCATTGATGTTGGTCCCTGTTTCCCTCCTGTCGGTAGTATGAGTGATCAGTCCAAACAGAAACTTACCTCGATTCTACTTCCGTAA
- a CDS encoding dihydrodipicolinate synthase family protein gives MDTSFIKGIIPPIVTPITEDEKVDEASLRKVVDFVIEGGCSGILAFGSNGEFYMMEEGEMEEALKIMVEQCAGRVPIYMGVGAIRTSKCVRLARMGVRLGARSVSILQPMFLKPTEEELKQHFRTIAAAVSEVPVLLYNNPGRCGYAMSQDLVQELAHSIPNLVGMKDSSGDLTQTMEFVRRNADIGFKVLSGKDTLIYSGLGVGAVGAVCSTANYLPRLVCSIYEKYVAGDIKGSLEAQQRLNPIRLATDKSSFPVATKDLANLVGTRVGRPYLPTMSSPAAQMENLRQSLIDGGFDVVE, from the coding sequence ATGGATACGAGTTTCATCAAGGGGATCATACCCCCGATCGTGACCCCGATCACGGAAGACGAGAAGGTGGACGAGGCGTCGCTGAGGAAGGTGGTGGACTTTGTCATCGAGGGGGGATGCTCCGGCATCCTTGCCTTCGGGTCGAACGGCGAGTTCTACATGATGGAAGAGGGCGAGATGGAAGAGGCCCTGAAGATCATGGTGGAGCAGTGCGCAGGGCGGGTGCCTATCTACATGGGAGTGGGGGCGATACGCACGAGCAAGTGTGTGCGCCTGGCGAGGATGGGTGTGCGCCTTGGGGCGAGGAGCGTGTCGATCCTGCAGCCGATGTTCCTGAAGCCGACGGAGGAGGAGCTGAAGCAGCACTTCCGTACCATAGCCGCTGCAGTGAGCGAGGTGCCGGTGCTGCTGTACAACAACCCCGGCAGATGCGGGTACGCGATGAGCCAGGACCTGGTCCAGGAGCTGGCGCACAGCATCCCCAACCTGGTGGGGATGAAGGACTCGAGCGGGGACCTGACGCAGACGATGGAGTTCGTGAGGCGGAACGCCGACATCGGCTTCAAGGTGCTGAGCGGGAAGGATACGCTGATCTACTCGGGCCTTGGGGTCGGGGCGGTCGGTGCGGTGTGCTCGACGGCGAACTACCTGCCGCGTCTGGTGTGCTCGATCTACGAGAAGTATGTGGCCGGAGACATCAAGGGATCGCTGGAGGCGCAGCAGAGGCTGAACCCGATCCGCCTGGCCACCGACAAGTCGAGCTTCCCTGTTGCAACGAAGGACCTGGCGAACCTGGTGGGGACAAGGGTGGGCAGGCCCTACCTTCCCACGATGAGCAGCCCGGCCGCTCAGATGGAGAACCTCCGGCAGAGCCTCATCGATGGTGGCTTCGACGTCGTGGAATAA
- a CDS encoding GntR family transcriptional regulator has translation MIRKSDQLYQTAAEKAYEAISEKIISGEYEPGKRLVRRQLAQELGMSAIPILEAMKRLEQDGLIEYRAHWGSIVTIPTIERVMDMFTMREALECQVARILAVKATEEQQEQLLSLAKELDKVRYEGTDTEAVTHLHIKLHLEMAEFTGFPSLLAGLQKNNFQWLIFNATRSRRLRANIQPYWHESLLKQIFQHDPDHAEKKMREHIYDAYNPILEDLQQIH, from the coding sequence ATGATACGTAAAAGCGACCAATTGTACCAAACAGCAGCAGAAAAGGCTTATGAAGCGATAAGCGAAAAGATTATCAGCGGAGAATATGAGCCAGGAAAGCGATTGGTCCGTCGTCAGCTCGCTCAAGAGCTCGGTATGAGTGCAATACCCATCCTGGAGGCAATGAAACGCCTGGAACAGGATGGCTTGATCGAGTACCGAGCCCATTGGGGATCCATCGTTACCATTCCTACCATTGAACGTGTCATGGATATGTTCACCATGAGAGAAGCCCTTGAATGCCAAGTAGCAAGAATACTTGCAGTCAAAGCCACAGAAGAGCAGCAAGAACAGCTCCTCTCCTTGGCAAAAGAGTTGGATAAGGTCCGCTATGAGGGGACTGATACAGAAGCAGTGACCCACCTTCATATCAAGTTACACTTGGAGATGGCAGAATTCACTGGATTCCCTTCATTGCTGGCAGGATTACAGAAAAACAACTTCCAGTGGCTGATCTTCAATGCCACAAGGTCCAGGAGGCTACGGGCTAATATCCAACCCTATTGGCACGAAAGCCTTCTGAAGCAAATTTTCCAACATGACCCCGATCACGCAGAGAAAAAGATGCGGGAACATATCTACGATGCATACAACCCCATTCTGGAGGACCTGCAGCAGATTCACTGA
- a CDS encoding TRAP transporter fused permease subunit, protein MKKGESLSQRIAGYASLLVVFFALYRSLPFTTLVPTIIARQLTFLLLMIIVYLTTKPWKNAKGILSSAINTIFILMGIISTVYLIWLWKYLPSRMMQGTPIDVIFCTMLLVVVLDLTRRKTGLPLVIITVIFILYMMIGEGFPIRILKHENYSWAETSFALATGGRGVWGTPLGTIVDFVILFIAFGSILQTTGIINYFLLVSIRLTKRFRSGPGLVALISSTLLGMISGSAAANVTTTGNFTIPLMKKAGYKSEVAAGFEVAASAGGQWMPPVMGAGAFVMAGMLGIPYLEVIKNGFIPALLYVLSVGAMIVAISGKMNLQPIPVEEYDMLDGVTKKEWILTSIQLMLPILVMLFSLLKGFSPGASAAYSMVLLIMLSFLLKPKETSAKELAVKILDGLKKSGFSALSVAMACASAGIIVGAIVTTGAAVKFTALIVGASQGNVLLAIVLVAITSFFLGMGSPITASYLIVAVVAAGALEQLGVPLLIAHLICFWYAIDSEVTPPVCISSYAAAGIAGSNPWKTAIQGWKTAKGLYIIPILVATSPISPISWVGRTPFEIFLAIFSAALGLVVFSFVMEHYYLRNLNVIEEALFILTGVLLLLPQMTADFAGIGMFVFLIFFVKATKYKPILPSRKRKRVKA, encoded by the coding sequence ATGAAAAAAGGGGAGTCTCTCTCTCAACGAATTGCAGGATATGCGTCTTTGTTGGTAGTTTTTTTTGCGCTATACCGTTCTCTGCCATTCACAACTTTAGTTCCTACAATCATTGCAAGACAACTCACCTTTCTCTTGCTTATGATCATTGTTTATCTTACCACGAAGCCTTGGAAGAATGCGAAAGGTATTCTCAGTAGTGCCATCAACACAATTTTTATACTTATGGGCATTATCTCAACGGTGTATCTGATTTGGCTCTGGAAATACCTTCCTTCCCGAATGATGCAGGGTACTCCTATTGATGTGATTTTCTGCACTATGTTGCTTGTAGTTGTCTTGGATCTGACGAGAAGAAAAACAGGTCTTCCTCTAGTCATTATTACTGTCATCTTTATCCTATATATGATGATAGGTGAAGGTTTCCCGATTCGAATTCTCAAGCATGAAAATTATTCTTGGGCAGAGACCTCATTCGCACTCGCTACAGGTGGTAGGGGCGTATGGGGAACTCCTTTGGGAACCATCGTTGATTTTGTCATTCTTTTTATCGCTTTCGGCAGCATTCTGCAAACCACTGGAATTATCAACTATTTCTTGCTTGTATCGATCAGACTTACGAAACGATTTAGAAGTGGCCCTGGTTTGGTTGCCCTAATCTCCAGTACCTTGCTTGGTATGATCAGTGGAAGTGCCGCTGCCAATGTCACAACTACAGGTAACTTTACCATCCCCTTGATGAAGAAAGCAGGGTATAAGAGTGAAGTTGCTGCAGGTTTTGAGGTTGCTGCCTCAGCTGGAGGTCAGTGGATGCCTCCAGTCATGGGAGCCGGTGCCTTTGTCATGGCAGGTATGCTTGGTATTCCCTATCTGGAAGTTATCAAGAATGGTTTCATTCCTGCTTTATTGTATGTCCTTTCTGTCGGAGCCATGATCGTGGCAATTTCTGGAAAGATGAATCTGCAACCAATCCCGGTAGAAGAATATGATATGTTGGATGGGGTCACCAAGAAAGAGTGGATTCTTACCTCCATTCAGTTAATGCTTCCCATCCTTGTGATGCTGTTCTCCTTGTTGAAAGGATTCAGCCCAGGTGCGAGTGCAGCATATTCAATGGTGTTGCTCATCATGTTAAGCTTCCTTCTCAAACCGAAGGAAACCTCAGCAAAGGAATTAGCTGTCAAAATACTTGATGGATTGAAGAAAAGTGGCTTCTCGGCTCTCTCTGTAGCCATGGCTTGTGCTTCAGCTGGAATCATTGTTGGTGCAATTGTCACAACAGGGGCTGCGGTAAAATTTACTGCGTTGATTGTGGGTGCCTCTCAAGGTAATGTTCTGCTGGCTATTGTATTGGTTGCAATTACCTCCTTCTTCTTGGGAATGGGAAGCCCTATCACTGCATCTTATCTCATTGTTGCGGTAGTTGCAGCAGGAGCATTGGAGCAGCTTGGTGTACCGTTGCTCATTGCCCACCTGATCTGTTTCTGGTATGCAATTGATAGCGAGGTTACTCCACCGGTCTGTATCAGTTCCTATGCTGCTGCAGGCATTGCCGGTTCCAATCCATGGAAGACTGCAATTCAGGGTTGGAAGACAGCCAAAGGCCTCTATATCATCCCTATTCTGGTTGCTACTTCTCCCATCTCACCGATATCATGGGTTGGTCGTACTCCATTTGAGATTTTCCTGGCCATATTCTCTGCAGCTCTTGGATTGGTTGTCTTCAGCTTTGTTATGGAACACTACTACCTGAGAAATCTGAATGTTATTGAAGAGGCCCTTTTCATCCTTACAGGGGTATTGCTACTGCTTCCTCAGATGACAGCAGACTTTGCAGGTATTGGTATGTTTGTGTTTCTTATCTTTTTCGTTAAAGCCACTAAATATAAACCGATACTGCCAAGTCGGAAACGGAAGCGCGTAAAGGCCTGA
- a CDS encoding GntR family transcriptional regulator yields the protein MDKKEILEDLRSKILTDQYPQGTPLIERDLCEVYGISRTPIREILWSLVTDGLVEQRSTRGFSVIKFEFNQIVDIFQTREAIEGMAARLACKRMDAQAFDRLGNLREELENVDISSDSALGAALGRKMHQLIFEIAANSLLSDLHKKVGYLAALTTNMTKRNFKTELESQKYHLAIIDAILKGDEEKSEKEMRDHLRTTCRNIISFLYPHIFMNM from the coding sequence ATGGATAAGAAAGAAATTCTCGAAGATCTACGGTCAAAGATACTCACTGACCAATACCCACAAGGGACACCTCTCATTGAACGAGATCTTTGTGAAGTGTATGGAATTAGTAGAACTCCCATCAGGGAAATACTTTGGAGCTTAGTAACTGATGGACTAGTAGAACAACGTTCCACACGCGGATTTTCGGTCATAAAGTTTGAATTTAATCAGATTGTTGATATTTTCCAGACTCGTGAAGCGATAGAGGGTATGGCAGCGAGACTTGCTTGCAAACGTATGGATGCACAGGCCTTTGATAGACTTGGGAATTTGAGAGAGGAACTCGAAAACGTAGATATCTCTTCGGATAGTGCCCTTGGAGCTGCATTGGGTCGAAAGATGCACCAACTTATTTTTGAGATTGCTGCGAACTCTTTGCTTTCCGACCTTCACAAGAAAGTCGGTTATCTTGCAGCGTTGACCACGAACATGACCAAACGAAATTTTAAGACCGAATTGGAATCTCAGAAATATCACCTTGCAATCATTGATGCAATTCTGAAAGGTGATGAAGAGAAGAGTGAAAAGGAAATGAGAGATCATCTCAGGACTACCTGTAGAAATATCATATCATTTCTATATCCACACATTTTCATGAATATGTAA